In Bosea vestrisii, the following are encoded in one genomic region:
- a CDS encoding autotransporter domain-containing protein gives MDVKLATTAHAPAAGLGPVHASNGFASSTAMLRALLAMAGPVALCAPLVLALPAWGQVSGKGGAGGAHGVSRPTAGQAGSSSNEYSGGGGGGGGGANAQSGGGSQGGKGGSGVRGHGGGAGGDITGTSPVLQSIPPGYLGHVGQSGSTGGSPSHGAAGAPGHDGGSGGGGGGGAVGLDFYGKSLTAGQTISLVGGHGGDGGNGGTGGNSYRDPFIGHGGAGGGGGGGGGGGAAGLTLPGQQLTYSPFSGGFHWIAPSNLIVTTTNATLQGGHGGRGGNGGDGGHGSGGYETQVCLPAGRGCIPIRMYPGDGGPGGSGGDGGSGGAGLLSLYGRQISLFATTAQGGNGGDGGDSGGGGDGGSGHGYGGMPDGNRGNFGNGGNGGRGGSGIEVDGRFGGSTIITLASNSRARGGNGGREGYGGAAGMGGDGIHVTGSATITVGGIVTGGGGGNASYATFGAPGGNGIFVDGQATITIQGGGQVAGGLGGLGQQSSSGRGGAGGSGIDVTGGGTSLTIAGEVRGGGSQGFVPGSQGAAIALNGSGNSVELQAGYNLVGKATGGSNATLVLGGAVNASFDLRGLGSQYQGFLDFNKSGASTWTLSGAATARVGNMAIDVGTLVFAPGAQLTAANAHITNAPGAVAAVDVTGPGATWTVGSRLAIGDEGQGSLTVANGGTVQAGLITTAAAAGGAGAISVTGNGSHVGARELVLGENGTGSALVTGPGSSLIATTFTVGASGSGTLTLSDGGGAGPGPGKRIDVARMAGSSGTVIIGAAAGQAAVAPGALEGDIRFGAGAGALVFNHTASDYAFSSAISGAGAIGVLAGTTILSGDSSGFSGATTVAGSTLRLAGSARLGGTVAINNSGRVEGEGAIGATTINAGGTLAPSGKTSLTVGGNLTVESGGTVRPSDGPALLVDGRLTLNAGSHYAYRMASADTPGLGSATTRTTDLSLNGGTVDLSGGSQPNIGYHRVVSYSGSLSGSGLVIGSTPVTSPVAYTYTPDTSQSGKVDVLVTANGLNILQLWGTTTAGGASGTWNAANPNWFDLGGSTPVQWGGAYGVFRGPGGTITLDGQQNAVGLQFVGGSYTLVGGAGGSLNLHGYNNGGFVVTTPELRVLDGETATLAVTVTGTEGLEKTGDGRLILSGANSYSGGTIISGGTLQISADANLGAASGGVTLDDGALHTTADITSARAVTLRDTGAIETAAGTTLSLSGAVSGPGGLIKWGDGTLALSGTGSWAGGTLISAGTIRADSAGALPTMTDWVLTGGKLDLGGYNLGMRFLAGSGGEVALGGADLTVDQSDDSLYAGRITGTGTFFKDGAGTLLLTGTNTQSGGTAILGGTLAIVADANLGAASSPPILISNARLATLADISSSRSFFLDGAATIATQIGTTFAIGGDLTGPGSLIKAGWGTLVLTGSAIHTGGTTVAAGMLQIGDGGTTGELAGNVVNNAVLSFNRANDYSFGGAISGSGVVAQSGSGTTTLTGTNSYSGGTLIQAGTLEVSADGNLGASGTAISFLGGALRFGASFNTDRTMLLIGNGTFDTNGHDATLSGGVYGQGDLIKTGAGTLTLTSSSFYRNTIVTAGTLVGDAASISGNIANNGAVIFNQQGDASLASVFSGAGRFTKAGRGGLELTGDSSGFAGATTVSAGRLVVNGALGGELDVHAGARLQGNGTVGATMIRSGATIAPGNSIGTLTVAGDIGFARGAAYEVEVSPDGTSSDLIRASGKARLSGGSVIHLGEDGNYWANQRYTILTAAQGVDGRFDDVTSRYLFLDPSLDYDATSVTLTLLRNDLQFASIAKTRNQVQTALGLESLGDTSPLWLSFTQLRDEGEARRAYDSLSGEIHASAKTAVIEGSGIARSAVSDRVRAAFDGIGAPRIATLAYASSKGAVSAGSAESFALWARGFGSWGQTRGDGNAASLTRSNNGLVAGFDIAAAQDARIGIAAGYSRSTFEVAKRLSRGEADNYHVGLYGGARFDRFRLTGGLTYAWHELSTRRTVSFPGFGETLKSGYDARSLQAFGEIAYRFDLGPAAFEPFANLAYVNLRSGAFTETGGVAALSAKTQTTAVAFATLGLRVQIGFDLGSLPVRFDTTLGWRRAAGDVTPLSLQSFTGGSPFSIAGVPIARDALVVGAGLALNLTPSAEIALSYDGQLAQRATDHAFNARLAVRF, from the coding sequence ATGGACGTCAAGCTGGCAACCACGGCGCACGCGCCGGCTGCCGGCCTGGGTCCCGTCCATGCGTCGAACGGCTTCGCATCATCGACAGCGATGCTGCGCGCGCTGCTCGCCATGGCTGGCCCGGTCGCGTTGTGCGCGCCCCTTGTGCTGGCTTTGCCCGCCTGGGGGCAAGTGAGCGGCAAGGGAGGAGCGGGCGGTGCGCATGGTGTCAGTCGTCCCACCGCCGGACAAGCAGGGAGTTCCAGTAACGAATATTCCGGCGGCGGTGGTGGAGGTGGTGGTGGGGCGAATGCCCAGTCGGGTGGCGGATCCCAAGGGGGCAAGGGTGGCAGCGGTGTGCGCGGCCACGGTGGCGGCGCAGGCGGAGACATCACCGGCACCTCGCCCGTTCTCCAGTCGATCCCGCCCGGTTATCTCGGGCATGTCGGGCAGTCCGGTTCGACAGGTGGCTCGCCGTCGCACGGCGCAGCTGGTGCGCCGGGACATGATGGCGGCAGCGGCGGCGGTGGTGGTGGCGGAGCCGTCGGCCTCGATTTCTACGGGAAATCGCTGACCGCGGGCCAGACGATCAGCCTGGTAGGTGGCCATGGCGGTGATGGCGGGAACGGAGGGACGGGAGGCAACTCCTATAGGGATCCTTTCATCGGGCATGGGGGCGCAGGCGGCGGCGGTGGTGGCGGCGGCGGCGGCGGCGCAGCGGGGTTAACACTTCCCGGCCAGCAACTCACCTACAGCCCATTTTCAGGCGGGTTTCATTGGATAGCGCCGTCCAACCTCATCGTGACGACCACCAATGCGACTCTCCAAGGCGGCCATGGCGGCCGGGGCGGAAATGGCGGAGATGGCGGGCATGGTTCCGGCGGCTATGAGACGCAAGTCTGCCTTCCGGCAGGCAGGGGCTGCATACCGATCCGCATGTACCCAGGCGATGGCGGCCCCGGTGGCTCCGGCGGCGACGGCGGCTCCGGCGGTGCTGGACTTCTGTCGTTGTATGGCCGGCAGATCAGTCTCTTCGCGACCACTGCTCAGGGCGGGAATGGAGGCGATGGCGGGGATAGCGGAGGTGGCGGCGACGGCGGTTCCGGCCACGGCTACGGCGGCATGCCGGACGGCAATCGCGGCAATTTCGGAAACGGCGGAAACGGCGGTCGCGGCGGCTCAGGCATCGAAGTCGACGGGCGCTTCGGTGGCAGCACGATCATCACGCTGGCATCCAATAGCCGCGCGCGGGGCGGCAATGGTGGCCGCGAAGGTTACGGCGGCGCGGCTGGAATGGGGGGTGACGGCATCCATGTGACGGGTTCCGCCACGATTACGGTGGGCGGAATCGTGACCGGTGGTGGTGGCGGCAATGCCAGCTATGCGACGTTCGGAGCCCCCGGAGGCAACGGCATCTTTGTCGACGGTCAGGCCACCATCACGATCCAGGGCGGCGGGCAGGTCGCCGGCGGGCTCGGCGGCCTCGGCCAGCAATCATCGAGCGGCCGTGGCGGCGCCGGCGGGTCCGGCATCGACGTGACCGGTGGTGGCACATCGCTGACGATTGCGGGCGAGGTTCGCGGTGGCGGCAGCCAGGGCTTCGTTCCGGGCTCTCAGGGCGCGGCGATCGCCCTCAACGGCAGCGGTAACTCGGTCGAATTGCAAGCAGGATACAATCTCGTCGGCAAGGCGACCGGCGGCAGCAATGCGACGCTCGTCCTGGGCGGCGCGGTGAATGCGAGCTTCGATCTGCGCGGACTGGGTTCGCAATATCAGGGCTTCCTGGATTTCAACAAGAGCGGTGCGAGCACCTGGACGCTCTCGGGCGCTGCGACTGCCCGCGTCGGCAACATGGCGATCGATGTCGGTACACTCGTCTTTGCGCCGGGAGCGCAACTGACGGCTGCGAACGCCCACATCACGAACGCTCCAGGCGCGGTTGCGGCCGTCGACGTCACCGGGCCCGGGGCGACGTGGACTGTCGGGAGCCGGCTCGCCATTGGAGATGAAGGCCAGGGCAGCCTCACCGTCGCCAATGGCGGAACCGTTCAAGCCGGTTTGATCACCACCGCGGCGGCGGCCGGAGGAGCCGGTGCGATCAGCGTCACGGGCAATGGATCGCATGTCGGGGCTCGGGAGCTCGTGCTCGGTGAGAACGGCACAGGCTCGGCGCTGGTCACCGGTCCGGGATCCAGCCTGATCGCGACGACATTCACGGTCGGCGCGTCCGGCAGCGGCACGCTGACGCTCTCCGATGGCGGCGGGGCTGGGCCAGGGCCCGGCAAGCGGATCGACGTCGCCAGGATGGCCGGCAGCTCGGGCACGGTCATCATCGGCGCTGCGGCGGGACAGGCTGCGGTTGCCCCCGGAGCACTCGAGGGAGACATCCGCTTCGGCGCCGGTGCCGGTGCGCTGGTCTTCAACCACACCGCTAGCGACTACGCGTTCTCGAGCGCGATCTCCGGCGCCGGGGCGATCGGTGTCCTCGCTGGCACGACGATCCTGAGCGGAGACAGCTCGGGGTTTTCGGGCGCGACGACGGTCGCGGGCAGCACCTTGCGCCTGGCGGGCAGCGCGCGGCTTGGCGGCACGGTGGCGATCAACAATAGCGGCCGGGTCGAGGGCGAAGGCGCGATCGGCGCGACCACGATCAATGCCGGCGGGACGCTGGCGCCGTCGGGCAAGACCTCGCTCACGGTGGGCGGCAATCTCACGGTCGAGAGCGGCGGCACGGTGCGCCCGTCAGATGGGCCGGCGCTGCTCGTCGACGGCAGGCTGACGCTGAACGCCGGCAGCCATTACGCCTACCGGATGGCGAGCGCCGATACGCCCGGCCTCGGTTCGGCGACGACGCGGACGACCGACCTTTCCCTCAATGGCGGCACGGTCGATCTGTCGGGCGGAAGCCAGCCGAACATCGGCTATCACCGCGTCGTCAGCTATAGCGGCAGCCTTTCGGGCAGCGGCCTCGTCATCGGTAGCACCCCGGTCACGAGCCCGGTGGCCTATACCTACACGCCTGACACCTCGCAGAGCGGCAAGGTCGACGTCCTTGTCACCGCAAACGGGCTCAACATCCTGCAGCTCTGGGGCACGACGACGGCCGGCGGCGCCTCGGGCACCTGGAACGCCGCCAATCCGAACTGGTTCGACCTCGGCGGTTCGACGCCGGTGCAATGGGGCGGCGCCTATGGCGTCTTCCGCGGCCCGGGCGGCACGATCACCCTGGACGGCCAGCAGAACGCGGTCGGCCTGCAGTTCGTCGGCGGCAGCTACACACTGGTCGGTGGCGCCGGCGGCAGCCTCAACCTGCACGGCTACAATAATGGCGGCTTTGTCGTCACCACGCCGGAGCTTCGCGTGCTCGATGGCGAGACCGCGACGCTCGCGGTCACCGTCACCGGCACGGAGGGGCTCGAGAAGACCGGCGATGGCAGGCTGATCCTGTCCGGCGCCAACAGCTACAGCGGCGGCACCATCATCTCGGGCGGCACCTTGCAGATCTCGGCCGACGCCAATCTCGGTGCCGCGAGCGGCGGCGTGACGCTCGACGACGGCGCGCTGCACACGACGGCCGACATCACCTCGGCCCGCGCCGTCACCCTGCGCGACACCGGTGCGATCGAGACCGCCGCCGGTACGACGCTGTCCCTGAGCGGCGCGGTCAGCGGCCCGGGCGGGCTGATCAAATGGGGCGATGGCACGCTCGCCCTCTCCGGCACCGGCAGCTGGGCGGGCGGGACCCTGATCAGCGCCGGTACGATCCGGGCCGACAGTGCCGGCGCGCTGCCGACGATGACCGACTGGGTCCTGACCGGCGGCAAGCTCGACCTCGGCGGCTACAATCTCGGCATGCGCTTCCTCGCCGGCAGCGGCGGCGAGGTCGCACTCGGCGGCGCTGACCTCACGGTCGACCAGAGCGATGACAGCCTCTATGCCGGGAGGATCACCGGCACGGGTACCTTCTTCAAGGACGGAGCCGGCACGCTGTTGCTCACCGGCACGAACACCCAGAGCGGCGGAACCGCGATCCTCGGCGGCACGCTCGCCATCGTCGCCGACGCCAATCTCGGCGCAGCCTCCAGCCCGCCCATCCTGATCTCGAACGCCCGGCTGGCGACGCTCGCCGACATCAGCAGCAGCCGCAGCTTCTTCCTCGACGGCGCCGCGACGATTGCTACGCAGATCGGCACGACCTTCGCCATTGGCGGCGACCTCACCGGTCCCGGCAGCCTGATCAAGGCGGGCTGGGGCACGCTCGTCCTGACCGGCAGCGCAATCCATACCGGTGGTACGACGGTCGCGGCCGGCATGCTGCAGATCGGCGATGGTGGCACGACCGGCGAGCTCGCCGGCAATGTCGTCAACAACGCTGTCCTGAGCTTCAATCGCGCGAACGACTACAGCTTCGGCGGCGCCATCTCCGGCAGCGGCGTCGTCGCGCAGTCCGGCTCCGGTACGACCACCCTGACCGGCACCAACTCGTATTCCGGCGGCACGCTGATCCAGGCCGGCACGCTCGAGGTTTCGGCCGACGGCAATCTCGGCGCCAGCGGAACCGCAATCAGCTTCCTCGGTGGTGCGCTGCGCTTCGGCGCTTCGTTCAATACGGACCGCACCATGCTGCTGATCGGCAACGGCACCTTCGATACCAACGGCCATGATGCGACGCTCAGTGGCGGCGTCTATGGCCAGGGCGACCTGATCAAGACCGGCGCCGGCACGCTGACGCTGACCAGCTCTAGTTTCTACCGCAACACGATCGTGACGGCGGGCACGCTCGTTGGCGATGCCGCCTCGATCTCCGGCAACATCGCCAACAATGGCGCGGTTATCTTCAACCAGCAGGGCGATGCCAGTTTGGCGAGCGTGTTCTCCGGAGCGGGCCGGTTCACCAAAGCCGGCAGGGGCGGCCTCGAACTGACCGGCGACAGCTCGGGCTTTGCCGGCGCGACGACGGTCTCCGCCGGCAGGCTCGTCGTCAACGGCGCGCTCGGCGGCGAGCTCGATGTGCACGCGGGCGCCCGGCTGCAGGGCAATGGCACGGTCGGGGCGACCATGATCCGCTCCGGCGCGACGATCGCGCCGGGCAACTCGATCGGCACGCTCACGGTCGCCGGCGACATCGGCTTCGCGCGCGGCGCGGCCTATGAGGTCGAGGTCAGCCCGGACGGCACGTCGAGCGACCTGATCCGCGCCAGCGGCAAGGCGCGGCTTTCGGGCGGATCGGTCATCCATCTCGGCGAAGACGGCAATTACTGGGCAAACCAGCGTTACACCATCCTGACGGCGGCGCAGGGCGTCGACGGCCGCTTCGACGACGTCACCTCGCGCTATCTCTTCCTCGACCCCTCGCTGGACTATGACGCGACCAGCGTCACGCTGACCCTGCTGCGTAATGACCTGCAGTTCGCATCGATCGCGAAAACGCGTAATCAGGTGCAGACCGCGCTTGGCCTGGAGAGCCTCGGCGATACCAGCCCGCTCTGGCTGAGCTTCACGCAATTGCGCGACGAAGGCGAGGCGAGGCGCGCCTATGACAGCCTCTCCGGCGAGATCCACGCGTCAGCCAAGACGGCCGTGATCGAGGGCAGCGGCATCGCCCGCAGCGCCGTCTCCGACCGGGTCCGTGCCGCCTTTGACGGGATCGGGGCGCCGCGCATCGCGACGCTGGCCTATGCTTCCAGCAAGGGCGCGGTGTCGGCGGGATCGGCGGAGAGCTTTGCGCTCTGGGCCCGCGGCTTCGGTTCCTGGGGCCAGACGCGGGGCGACGGCAATGCCGCTTCGCTGACCCGCTCGAACAATGGTCTGGTCGCCGGCTTCGACATCGCGGCGGCGCAGGATGCACGGATCGGCATCGCCGCCGGCTATTCGCGCTCGACCTTCGAGGTGGCCAAGCGCCTCTCCCGCGGCGAGGCGGACAATTACCATGTCGGCCTCTATGGCGGTGCCCGCTTCGATCGCTTCCGCCTGACCGGCGGGCTGACCTATGCCTGGCACGAGCTGTCGACGCGGCGCACCGTCTCCTTCCCGGGCTTCGGCGAGACATTGAAGTCCGGCTATGATGCCCGCAGCCTCCAGGCCTTCGGCGAGATCGCCTACCGGTTCGATCTCGGCCCGGCCGCATTCGAGCCCTTCGCCAATCTCGCCTATGTCAACCTGCGCAGCGGCGCCTTTACCGAGACCGGCGGTGTCGCCGCGCTCTCGGCCAAGACGCAGACCACCGCGGTTGCCTTCGCGACGCTGGGCCTGCGCGTGCAGATCGGTTTCGACCTCGGCAGCCTGCCTGTGCGGTTCGACACCACGCTCGGCTGGCGCCGCGCCGCAGGCGATGTCACCCCGTTGTCGTTGCAGAGCTTTACGGGCGGGTCGCCATTCTCGATCGCGGGCGTTCCGATCGCACGGGATGCGCTCGTCGTCGGTGCAGGTTTGGCACTGAACCTCACGCCCAGCGCCGAAATCGCGCTCTCCTATGACGGCCAGCTCGCGCAGCGGGCTACCGACCACGCCTTCAATGCCAGGCTCGCGGTCAGGTTCTGA
- the ampH gene encoding D-alanyl-D-alanine-carboxypeptidase/endopeptidase AmpH: MPFHRYRSFTASHSRRVPARKAARLVLGCLLASLSTMSWQRRAVAEDLALREAASMTGVAMFLNARAPGLILAVVRGEDSVIAGYGETAPGSGKEPDGRSIVRVGSVSKVFATDVLAAMAANGQLSLDAPLARYAPPGKAPQAFDDRPITLLDLATHSAGLPRELADPATPPGEQNPFAGYKASYYWDWISGHRPAYRPGTTAIYSNVGFGLLGEALGKAGGKPFAELVRERIAVPLGMADTTLRLSEAQKPRLMTGLDPFGKPDPNWEAGEVMQASAGIYTTAEDMVRWMRWHLADDAADRPVRSLAHALWRPHDGLSRLVGVEATDSEGMGLGWIVSRPKDKVPLLLGKSGGLGGFMSYVVLSPNRRLGIFVVASKVDFAMFEGLRTAVRELAAELAPAHP, translated from the coding sequence ATGCCGTTTCATCGCTACCGCAGCTTCACCGCCTCGCATTCGAGACGCGTCCCGGCGCGCAAGGCGGCACGGCTCGTCCTCGGTTGCTTGCTCGCCTCGCTGTCGACCATGAGCTGGCAGCGGCGGGCTGTCGCCGAAGATCTCGCTTTGCGCGAGGCGGCCTCGATGACCGGCGTCGCGATGTTCCTGAACGCCCGCGCACCGGGCCTGATCCTTGCCGTCGTCCGCGGCGAGGACAGTGTCATCGCCGGTTATGGCGAGACCGCGCCGGGCAGCGGCAAGGAGCCGGATGGCCGTTCGATCGTTCGCGTCGGTTCGGTCTCGAAGGTCTTCGCGACCGACGTGCTCGCCGCCATGGCGGCGAATGGGCAGCTCTCGCTCGACGCGCCGCTCGCCCGCTATGCCCCGCCCGGCAAGGCGCCGCAGGCTTTCGACGACCGGCCGATCACCCTGCTCGACCTCGCGACCCATTCCGCCGGATTGCCGCGCGAACTGGCCGATCCGGCGACACCGCCTGGCGAGCAGAACCCGTTCGCTGGCTACAAGGCTTCCTATTACTGGGACTGGATATCAGGCCACCGCCCCGCCTATCGGCCGGGCACCACGGCGATCTACTCGAATGTCGGCTTCGGCCTGCTCGGCGAGGCGCTCGGCAAGGCCGGCGGCAAGCCCTTCGCCGAGTTGGTGCGTGAGCGGATCGCCGTGCCGCTGGGCATGGCGGATACGACCTTACGCCTGTCGGAGGCGCAGAAGCCCCGGCTGATGACCGGGCTCGATCCGTTCGGCAAGCCCGATCCGAACTGGGAAGCCGGCGAAGTGATGCAGGCCAGCGCCGGCATCTACACCACCGCCGAGGACATGGTGCGCTGGATGCGCTGGCACCTCGCCGACGATGCCGCGGATCGCCCAGTGCGCTCGCTGGCGCATGCGCTCTGGCGGCCGCATGACGGTCTCTCGCGCCTGGTCGGCGTCGAGGCCACGGATTCGGAGGGGATGGGGCTGGGCTGGATCGTCAGCCGGCCGAAGGACAAGGTGCCGCTCCTGCTCGGCAAGAGCGGCGGGCTCGGCGGTTTCATGAGCTATGTCGTGCTCTCGCCCAACCGCAGGCTCGGCATCTTCGTCGTCGCCAGCAAGGTCGACTTCGCCATGTTCGAGGGGCTGCGGACCGCGGTGCGCGAGCTCGCAGCAGAGCTCGCGCCAGCGCACCCGTAG
- a CDS encoding LytTR family transcriptional regulator DNA-binding domain-containing protein, whose amino-acid sequence MREIGSQQHKDHGRAGDDVLADHGPDAAYEARSLADCGDAAGSNWPYRMARWLLREPVDIAITAALAEIGALAGADRAWMFEYDAELLRFRNTHEWSRQGVQSFVEDLQNTPVTMIAWLHQFLVRGRAVMINRVAELPRPARPLQVEMLRQSDKSVLSVPVFHDGRLRACIGFDATIATRGWPPGDIGALFQCAELIALARYGSLHGGQALANSSRGFAPLVYLRRQGQIIGVEPQAILGVRSARDYAKVWLQDGSTVLDLRPLTIWTGLLPAASFLRIHRTAIVNLQHVSGLDRRAGDRWTIGIGRLTEAWPVSRSYRQELRQRLGV is encoded by the coding sequence GTGCGTGAGATCGGGAGCCAGCAGCACAAGGACCACGGTCGCGCCGGGGACGATGTCCTCGCCGACCATGGACCGGATGCGGCTTACGAAGCCCGCTCGCTCGCCGATTGCGGTGATGCCGCCGGATCGAACTGGCCCTATCGCATGGCCAGATGGCTGCTCCGGGAGCCGGTCGATATCGCGATCACTGCAGCACTAGCCGAGATCGGCGCGCTCGCCGGGGCGGACCGGGCCTGGATGTTCGAATACGACGCCGAATTGCTGCGCTTCCGGAACACCCATGAATGGAGCCGGCAAGGCGTCCAGTCCTTTGTCGAGGATCTGCAGAACACGCCGGTGACGATGATCGCCTGGCTCCACCAGTTCCTGGTCAGGGGCAGGGCGGTGATGATCAACCGCGTCGCCGAGCTGCCGCGCCCGGCCCGTCCGCTCCAGGTCGAGATGCTCAGGCAGAGCGACAAGAGCGTGCTCAGCGTCCCGGTCTTCCATGATGGGCGCTTGCGGGCCTGCATCGGCTTCGATGCGACGATTGCCACCCGTGGCTGGCCGCCCGGCGATATCGGGGCGCTGTTCCAATGTGCCGAACTGATCGCGCTGGCACGCTATGGATCCCTCCATGGCGGGCAAGCTCTCGCCAACTCTTCCAGAGGGTTCGCGCCGCTGGTCTATCTGCGCCGGCAGGGACAAATCATCGGCGTCGAACCGCAAGCCATTCTCGGTGTCAGATCGGCGCGCGATTATGCGAAGGTCTGGCTGCAGGATGGCTCGACGGTGCTGGACCTGCGCCCGCTCACAATCTGGACCGGGCTCCTGCCGGCAGCGTCCTTCCTGCGCATCCACCGCACGGCGATCGTCAACCTGCAGCATGTCAGCGGCCTCGACCGACGCGCCGGGGATCGCTGGACGATCGGGATCGGCCGCCTCACCGAGGCTTGGCCGGTGTCGCGCTCCTATCGGCAGGAGCTGCGGCAACGCCTCGGTGTTTGA
- a CDS encoding VOC family protein, which yields MKIVTSLSFRGQCREAFEFYAKVLGGKITAAMPYGDAPPGMGMPTDDTYKSWLMHCWLEVGDQALMGADMDTAWAPNVDKPKNGFDVTLHTNDKAEGQRWFDQLAEGGKAVMPFSETFWSPGFGSLVDKFGVPWMVNTIPSGDWKPQG from the coding sequence ATGAAGATCGTGACCAGCTTGAGCTTCCGCGGCCAGTGCCGCGAGGCGTTCGAATTCTACGCCAAGGTGCTGGGTGGAAAGATCACCGCGGCCATGCCTTACGGAGATGCGCCGCCCGGTATGGGCATGCCGACCGACGACACGTACAAGAGCTGGCTGATGCATTGCTGGCTCGAGGTCGGCGATCAGGCGCTGATGGGCGCCGACATGGATACCGCCTGGGCTCCCAATGTCGACAAGCCGAAGAACGGCTTCGACGTCACCCTGCACACCAATGACAAGGCAGAAGGCCAGCGCTGGTTCGATCAGCTGGCCGAGGGCGGCAAGGCAGTGATGCCGTTCAGCGAGACCTTCTGGTCGCCCGGCTTCGGCTCGCTGGTCGACAAGTTCGGGGTCCCCTGGATGGTCAACACCATCCCGTCGGGCGACTGGAAGCCGCAGGGCTGA
- a CDS encoding MFS transporter — protein sequence MNQSYRWVIVAAGGLLGCVAIGAMFSLPVFLRPMSQDTGWSVTGISTAMTFGFLAMAAASMVWGGLSDRYGPRPVVLTGSVVLATSLALASRADSLIEFQLLFGLFVGAATAAVFAPMMACVTGWFDTQRGLAVSLVSAGMGMAPMTMAPLAAWLVTGHDWRTAMQIIAGIAAVLMIPAALLVRRPPALEAAAQGEAIADEPQSGMSVGQAVRSPQFITLMLANFFCCATHSGPIFHTVSYAVTCGIPMLAAVSIYSVEGLAGMFGRIGFGLAGDRFGAQRVLVIGLLTQAFGVLAYAFVGQLGGFYAVAVLVGFIYAGTMPLYAVIIRENFPLKMMGTIIGGTAMAGSLGMSTGPLLGGLIYDRFGTYAPMYVGSWVMGLAAMLILMTFRPFPKKQPELAMA from the coding sequence ATGAATCAATCCTATCGCTGGGTGATCGTCGCGGCAGGCGGCCTTTTGGGCTGCGTTGCGATCGGAGCCATGTTCTCGCTGCCCGTCTTCCTGCGGCCGATGTCGCAGGACACCGGCTGGTCCGTCACCGGCATCTCGACGGCGATGACATTCGGCTTCCTCGCCATGGCAGCCGCCAGCATGGTCTGGGGCGGCCTCTCCGACCGCTACGGGCCGCGCCCGGTGGTGCTGACCGGATCGGTCGTGCTGGCCACGAGCCTGGCGCTCGCCAGCCGCGCCGACTCGCTGATCGAATTCCAGCTCCTCTTCGGCCTTTTCGTCGGCGCGGCGACCGCTGCCGTCTTCGCGCCGATGATGGCCTGCGTCACCGGCTGGTTCGACACACAGCGCGGCCTCGCCGTCTCGCTCGTCTCTGCCGGCATGGGCATGGCGCCGATGACGATGGCGCCGCTCGCAGCCTGGCTCGTCACCGGTCATGACTGGCGCACCGCCATGCAGATCATCGCCGGCATCGCTGCCGTGCTGATGATCCCCGCGGCGCTGCTCGTGCGCCGGCCGCCCGCGCTGGAGGCTGCGGCGCAGGGCGAGGCGATTGCCGATGAGCCGCAATCGGGGATGAGCGTCGGCCAAGCGGTGCGCTCGCCGCAGTTCATCACGCTCATGCTGGCGAACTTCTTCTGCTGCGCCACTCATTCCGGCCCGATCTTCCATACGGTGAGCTACGCCGTGACCTGCGGCATCCCGATGCTCGCGGCCGTGTCGATCTACAGCGTCGAGGGGCTGGCCGGCATGTTCGGTCGCATCGGCTTCGGTTTGGCCGGCGACCGATTCGGTGCGCAGCGCGTTCTGGTGATCGGGCTGCTGACGCAAGCCTTCGGCGTGCTCGCCTACGCGTTCGTCGGCCAGCTCGGCGGCTTCTATGCCGTGGCGGTGCTGGTCGGCTTCATCTACGCCGGCACGATGCCGCTCTACGCCGTGATCATTCGCGAGAATTTCCCGTTGAAGATGATGGGCACGATCATCGGCGGCACCGCGATGGCCGGGAGCCTCGGCATGTCGACCGGCCCGCTGCTTGGCGGCCTGATCTATGACCGCTTCGGCACCTATGCGCCGATGTATGTCGGCTCCTGGGTCATGGGTCTGGCGGCGATGCTGATCCTGATGACGTTCCGGCCATTTCCTAAGAAGCAGCCGGAATTGGCGATGGCGTAG